The window GAGCCCGCTGGGTTGTTGCCCTCGAGCTTGCCCAAGATCACATTGTTTCGGGCCGCCATATCGGCAGCCCCCAAGCGCTGCAAAGCCACCAAAGGTGTTTTGCCGATTGCATCTTCAATGGTTGGATAAATCATGCCAATAATGTGCCATAATTCGGGTCTCCACACATTCCGCCCGGGTGGTGAAATTGGTAGACTCAGGGGACTCAAAATCCCCCGCCGCAAGGCGTGCCGGTTCGAGTCCGGCCCCGGGCACCAAACTAAAAAGCCGCAAGTTCACGCAACTTGCGGCTTTTTTCTTGGGTTTTCAGATCAATCGATCCCCGCACTCCAACGGTCGTTCCAATTGCGCTCAATCTGCCGGCGGTCGCGTTTGGTGGGGCGGCCCTGCTCAATGCTGAGTGCGGGCTCGCGGGCCAAGCGGTTTTGCTCGGCGGCTTTTTGGCGGGCCGCGATGCTTTCCGGGGTTTCTGTGTAGAGCAGCTGCGCCACCGGCGCCGGGCCACGCACGCCGCTCAGACCTTGCACCACCACCGTGCGCTCCACCGCGCCTTGGCGCAGACACACGGTGTCGCCGGGTTTGACCTCTTTGGACGGCTTGGCGTCTTGCCCGTTGACCTGCACACGGTTCTTGCCGATCTCATCGCTGGCCAGGCTGCGGGTTTTGTAAAACCGAGCTGCCCACAGCCATTTGTCAATGCGCAGGGAAGTCATCGCGTCCCCAAAAACAAAGCGCCTTGCGGGCTCAGGCCGTCACGCACATGCGGGTAATGCAAGCGGACTTTCAACTCTTTTTTCATGCGGGTGTTGTCCAGCCGCCGCGACTCGCTCATGAAGCTCAGCAGCATCAGGGGCAAGGCGGTGTTGGCATCGTGGCGTGAAATCCGTGGAGGCTTGGCCAAGCCATACAGGCCAGCGGCCAAGTCAAAGTAGTCACCCATTTTCAAATCGGTGTCGTCGGTCACGTTGACCACGCGCTGGGGCTTGCCGCGCCACAAAGCGGCGGCGCAGGCCCGGGCCAGATCGTTGGCGTGGATGTGGTTGGTGTACACATCTTCTTTGGCCACCAGCACGGGCGTGCCCTTGAGCAAACGCTCACGGGGCGTTCCGCCTTCGCGGTCGGGGGCGTAAATGCCGGGGATGCGCAGCACACTCACCCGCACGCCACTGCGCCCCAGAAAACGCATCCAATTTTCCGCGTCCACCCGGCGCTGGGCGCGGGAGGTGTGGGGGTTCACGGTTCGGGTCTCATCCACCCGTTGCCCGGCGCAGTCGCCATAAACCCCGGTGGTCGATCCATAAACCAATGCCTGTGGTGCCGTGCGCAAGCGCAAAGCACGCACCAAGGCCAAACTGCGCGGATCTCGGTCCGAACCCCCTTGCCGGTCGGTGGGCGGTGGGGCCAGGTGGATGACCCGGTGTGCGATGCCTGCCAGGCGTTTCAGGCTGGCCGCATCGTCCAGGTTGCCAGACAAAGGGGTGATGCCACAAGCCCGCAGCAGCCGCACGCGCTCTGGAGAAGAGGTCAGCGCCATCAGGCGCACCCGCTGGCCTTGCGGCGCCCCCAGCTGACCCGCGGTGCGCAAGCCCACATCGCCACAGCCCACGATCAAAACACGCTGGCGGCGAAAGCGGGCAGGCCGTGCGCCCAGGGGGGTTTGGTTTGAAGGCAAAATCAGGGGTTCCGGGTGATATTCACACCCTCTAGGATACCCAAAAGATGAGCTTTCAAATTTCTGTGCAGCCCAGTGGCCGCAGCTTCACCGCCGACGACAACGAAACCCTGCTGGCAGCTGGCATCCGCCAAGGCATTGGCCTGCCCTATGGCTGCAAAGACGGCGCTTGCGGTTCGTGCAAATGCAAAAAAATCTCGGGCACCGTGGTGCATGGCCCGCACCAGGACAAAGCCCTGTCTGCAGACGAAGAAGCCCAGGGCTTGGTGCTGACCTGCTGCGCCACCGCCCAAAGCGATGTGGTGCTTGAATCCAAACAGGTGACCGCAGAAGGCGGCTTGCCCGTCAAGAAGATGCCGGTGCGTGTGGTGAGTCTGGAGAAAAAGTCTCACGACGTGATCGTGCTGAAACTGCAACTGCCCGCCAACGATGTGATGAAGTTCCACGCGGGCCAGTACATCGAGTTTTTGCTGCGCGACGGCTCTCGCCGCAGCTACAGCATGGCCAATGCGCCGCACACCCTCGAGGTGGCGCCACCCACGGTGGAGCTGCACATCCGCCACATGCCCGGAGGCAAGTTCACCGACCCGGTGTTCACCACCATGAAGGAAAAAGACATCCTGCGTGCCGAAGGCCCGTACGGCAGCTTCTACTTGCGTGAAGACAGCAACAAGCCCATGGTGCTGCTGGCCTCGGGCACGGGCTTTGCGCCCATCAAGGCGCTGATCGAACACATGCAGCACCGCGGCATCACCCGCCCCGCCACCCTTTACTGGGGCGGCCGCCGCCCAGCCGATTTGTACATGGCCGATTGGGTCGAGGCCCGTTTGGCCGAGATGCCCAACCTGCGCTACGTGCCCGTGATCTCAAACGCTGAGGCCGAAGACAACTGGACAGGCCGCACGGGTTTTGTGCACCAGGCGGTTTTGCAAGACTTCCCCGATTTGTCGGGCCACCAGGTTTATGCCTGTGGTGCCCCCATCGTGGTGGACTCGGCCAAACGCGACTATGCGGCGCTGGGCCATCTGCCTGAAGAAGAGTTTTACGCCGATTCATTCACGTCCGAGGCCGACAAAGCCAAGGCTTGAAGTTGACCTGTTTCACGGAGCATCCCATGTCCATCACCCGCCGCCAATTTGCTGCCCGCAGCCTCGCACTCAGCGCCCCCGCTTGGGCGCCTGCCTGGGCGCAAGGCAAACCGATCCGCATCATCGTGCCCTATGCACCCGGTGGCCCCATCGACGTCACCGCGCGGGCCTTGGCCGAGCGCGTGAAAGACAGCCTGGGCACGGTGATCATTGAAAACCGACCCGGCGCAGGTGGCAACTTGGGCGCTGACCTGGTCGCCAAGGCCGCGCCCGATGGCCTGACGATCGGCATCGCGGCAACCGCCACACACGCGATCAACCCCTGGCTGTTTGCCAAGATGCCGTATGACGCGAGCCGCGACTTTGCGCCCATCACGCAAATGCTGCGTGTGCCCAATGTGCTGGTGATGAACGCCGAGACCGCGCAGCGCCTGAAGATCAACACCCTGGCCGATTTGGTGGCCTACGCCAAAGCCAACCCCGCCAAGCTTAACTTTGGCTCCGGTGGCAACGGGAGCGCCGGTCACCTGGCGGGTGAAATGTTCAAGCGGGCTGCCGGCATTTTTGCGGTGCACATTCCCTACAACGGCGGAAACCCGGCGCAGCTGGCTTTGTTGTCGGGCCAAGTCGACTTCAACTTCGACAACCTGGCAACCGCTGCGGCCAACATCAAGGCGGGCCGCCTCAAGGCCTTGGCCGTGACCACCGGACAGCGCAGCAGCGCCCTGCCCGACATCCCGAGCATGAGCGAGACACTCAAGGATTTTGAAATCGACACCTGGTGGGGCCTGGTGGCACCCGCGGCGACACCACGCGATGTGGTGGAGCGTCTGAACAAAGCTTTTGTGGCGGCACTGCAAACACCCGAAACCAAAACCCGTTTTGGCCAACTGCTGGCCGAGCCGGTGGGCAACACCCCCGAGCAGTTTGGTGCCTTCATGAAGAAAGAGCTGACACGCTACGAAAGCGTGGTCAAGGCCAGTGGCGCTCGGGTGGATTGAGCCAAAATTCACTCGCGGTTTTTTGGGTCATACCGGACTTGATCCGGTATCCATACCCGCTGACATGCTGACGAGATGGACCCCGGATCAAGTCCGGGGTGACGAAGGGTTTGAAATCACTCGCCCAGGTAGGCTGCTCGCACCTTGGGGTCTTCGAGCATCTCCTTGCCCACACCGGTCATGGTGATGAGGCCCGAGTCCATGACATAACCACGGTCGGCAATGGCCAGCGCACGGCTGGCGTTTTGCTCCACCAGCAGCACCGTCACACCTTGGGCGTACACATCGCGCACCACCTCGAAGATCTTGTCGACCATGATGGGCGACAAGCCCATGGACGGCTCGTCGAGCAACAACACCTTGGGGCGGCTCATCAGGGCGCGGCCCATGGCCAGCATTTGCTGCTCACCACCGGACATGGTGCCCGCCAGCTGGTCCTTGCGCTCACGCAGACGCGGGAAGATGGTGAACATTTTCTCGATGTCGTCGGCGATGCCACTGGCGTCTGAGCGGATGTAAGCGCCCATTTGCAGGTTTTCGGTGATGGTCATGCGGGTGAACACGCCACGGCCTTCCGGCACCATGGCCAGGCCCTGCTTGACCAAATCCCAAGGGCCTTGGCCTTGGATGCTCTTGCCCAGGTACTCGATGTCACCCGTCTGCAAAGGCAAGGTGCCGGTGATGGCTTTCATGGTGGTGGTTTTGCCCGCCCCGTTGGAGCCGATCAAAGAGACCAACTCACCTTCACGCACTTCCAGGCTCACGCCCTTCACGGCCTGAATGCCGCCGTAACCCACTTGCAGGTCTTTGACTTTCAAAAGAACATTGGCCATCTCAGTGCCCTCCCGTGCCCAGATAGGCTTCAATCACTTTTTCGTTTTTCTGCACATCGGCAGGCGTGCCTTCGGCAATTTGTTTGCCGTAGTCGAGCACCGTGACGCGGTCACACAAGCCCATGACCAGCTTCACATCGTGTTCGATCAACAAGATGGTGCGGTTGTCCTTACGAATCTGGTCGATCAACTCGCGCAGTTGCACTTTTTCAGTGGCGTTCATGCCGGCTGCAGGTTCATCGAGCGCAATCAGCTGTGGATCGGTCGCCAAAGCACGGGCAATTTCCAGGCGACGTTGATCGCCATACGACAGCGTGCGGGCTTTGTAATCGGCGTATTTGCCGATGCCCACGTAGTCGAGCAGCTCTTGCGCACGCTGCGCAATGGCGGCTTCTTCGGCCTTGAAGCTGGGCGTGCGGAAAATCGCGCCCAGCAAACCCGAGTGGGTGCGCACATGACGGCCCACCATCACGTTTTCGAGGGCCGTCATTTCGGCAAACAAACGGATGTTCTGGAAAGTGCGGGCAATGCCCGCCTTGGCCACTTCGTGCACAGCCGTGGGTTGGTAGGGCTTGCCTGCCAGCTCAAAAGTGCCGCTGTCGGGGGTGTACAGGCCGGTGATGACGTTGAAAAACGTGGTCTTGCCCGCGCCGTTGGGGCCGATCAGGCCATAGACCTGGCCGCGCTGGATGGTGATGCCCACATCCGAGAGGGCCTGCAGGCCACCAAAGCGCTTGGAAATGCCAGAAACGTTGAGGACAGTGTCTTTGTTGGCAGTTGGATTCATGGTCTGCTCCTTCATTTCGTCGTGAGCGATTTGCCATGCTCAGGCGAAGGCCACAGCCCGCGAGGACGCATCAACATGATCACGATCATGGCCAAGGCCACCAACAACTGGCGCAAGATGGCGGCGTCCAGTCGGCCGCCGGTCATCTCCTGCAAGGGTCCTGCGACATAGCGCAGCACCTCGGGCAAGGCCGACAACAAAATGGCCCCCAAGATCACACCGGGCAAATAGCCCAGGCCGCCCAACACCACCATGGCCACGATCATCACCGACTCCATCAGGCTGAAGGACTCGGGCGAGATGAAACCCTGGAAACCAGCAAACATCGCGCCGGAGACGCCACCAAACGTAGCGCCCATGCCAAACGCCAGCAACTTGAGGTTGCGGGTGTTCAGGCCCATGGCCTTGGCGGCGATTTCGTCTTCGCGGATCGCCATCCAGGCGCGGCCAATTCGCGAGACCTCCAGGCGGTGCGAAATCAAAATCGTCACCAACACCAGGCTCAGAAACAGGTAGTAGTACAGCGAGACCGAGGCGATTTCAACATCGCCAATCATCAGCTTTTGACCCATGTTGACGCCAAAGATCGAGATCGGATCGATCTGCGACAGCCCCTTGGGGCCGTTGGTGATGTTGACCGGGTGGTCCAGGTTGTTCATGAACACACGGATGATTTCACCAAAGCCCAAGGTCACGATGGCCAGATAGTCACCGCGCAACTTGAGCGTGGGCGCCCCGAGCAGCATGCCAAAAATACCCGCCAAAGCGGCGGCTACAGGCAAGATGAGCCAAATGGGCATGTGCATGCCCGTGGGATAAGCCGCAGCGATCCACGCAAAAGTCTGGGTCAAATGCGGCGAGGACAGCAGGCCATACATGTACGCACCGACCGCAAAGAAAGCCACGTAACCGAGGTCAAGCAGACCCGCGTAGCCCACCACAATGTTCAGACCAATGGCCAACAAAATGTAGAGCAGCGCCATGTCGGCAATGCGAACCCAGGCGTTGCCGAACGTTTGCAGGATCAGCGGGAGGATCAGCAGACCCAAACCGATCAGGACGTATTGAAGTGTCTTGTTGTTTTTCATGTTCACCTCCATCAAGCGCGGTCGGCCACACGTTCACCCAAGAGGCCCGAAGGGCGCAGGGTCAACACGATGATCAACACGATGAACGCAAAAATGTCGGTGTAGTGGCTGCCCAGCACACCACCCGTCAGGTAGCCGATGTAGCCAGAGCCAATGGCCTCAATCAGGCCCAGCAAAATGCCACCAATCACCGCTCCGGCCAGGTTGCCAATGCCACCAAACACGGCTGCCGTGAAGGCTTTGAGGCCAGGCAAGAAGCCCATGGCGTGTTGCGCTGTGCCGTAGTTGGACGCGTACATCACACCCGCAATCGCCGCCAAAATGGCGCCAATCACAAACGTGGCCGAAATCACCATGTCAGGCTTGACACCCATCAAGGCCGCCACACGCGGATTCTCGGACGTGGCCCGCATGGCCCGGCCCAGGCGGGTGTAGTTGACCAGCCACATCAAAATGGCCAAAGACACCGCCGTCACGCCCAAAATCATGATCTGGGTGGGCGTGATCACCACACCACCCATGTTAATGGGGGTGCTGGACAGCAAAGTGGGGTAAGCCTTGTAGTTGGGCTTCCAGATGATCATGGCCAGGGTTTGCAACAAAATGCTCATGCCGATCGCTGTGATCAGGGGGGCCAATTTGGGGCTGTTGCGCAATGGCCGGTAGGCGATCTTTTCGATCGAAAAGTTCAGGACCACCGCCACCACACAGGCGATCAGGGTGGCCAAAATCAAGATGACCCATCCGGGTGCGTCGGGCATGGCGCCTTGCATCATGCCAATCGCGGACCAGCTCGTCAGAGCGCCCACCATCAGCACTTCTCCGTGCGCAAAGTTGATCAGGTTGATGATGCCGTACACCATGGTGTAGCCCAAGGCCACCAGGGCGTACATGCTGCCCATGACGAGGCCGTTGATGACCTGCTGGAGGAAGACGTCCATTGATTTCTCCGTGTTTTGACCTGCGCTTAGCGGGTTTTAGCTTCGGTTGTTGTTTTAGGGTCAAGAGTCACCTTTTGGGTGAACCCTGACAACTAGCAAAAACCCCGCCAGATTCATGCGTTACCGGGCGGGGTGGCGGGATTGTAGTGAAAGAAAGTCTCGGGTCAGTATTCATTGCCGTCGGGACTTACCCTTTGGCCGCATTTTTCTTTCTCAGTTCTTCCAATTTGTCGGCAATTTTGATCTCCAGACCCCGGCGAACGGGTTGGTAAAAGCCCGGCTCGGGCATCCCATCGGGCAGGTAATGCTCGCCTGCGGCAAAGCCGTCTTCCTCATCGTGCGCATAGCGGTAACCCTTGCCGTAGTCCAGCTGCTTCATGAGCTGGGTGGGGGCATTGCGCAAATGCATGGGCACCGGGCGGGTGCCGTCTTTTTTGACCCAGGCCTTGGCCTGGTTGAAGGCTTTGTAGGCGGCATTGGATTTGGGGGCCACCGCCAGGTAAATCACGCACTGCGCCAGCGTCAGCTCCCCCTCGGGGCTGCCCAGGCGCTCATACACCTCGGCGGCGTCCAGCGCCATGCGCAGCGCTCGCGGGTCGGCCAGGCCAATGTCCTCACTGGCCATGCGAATCAAGCGACGCGCCATGTAGCGGGGGTCCGCACCACCGTCGAGCATGCGCACGAACCAATACAGGGCGGCATCCGGGTCCGAGCCGCGCACCGATTTGTGCAGGGCGCTGATGGTGTCGTAAAACTGCTCGCCGCCTTTGTCGTAACGGCGCATGCGCTCGCCCAACACCCGCATCAGCCAAGTGTCGGTCACCGGGTCGATGCTTTCTTGTTTAGCCGCCATGGCCAAGGTTTCCAGCGTGTTGAGCAAGCGCCGCGCATCGCCGTCGGCATAGGCCAGCAAACGGGTCAGCGCCTCCGGCTCGATGGCGGGGATGGCATCAATGGCCTGCGCCCGTTGCACGATGCTTTGCAGGTCGTCCTCGGTCAAGGGCTGCAGCACATACACCGCCGCTCGCGACAGCAAGGCCGAATTCACCTCAAACGAAGGGTTCTCGGTGGTGGCCCCGATGAAGGTGAACAAGCCACTTTCCACATGCGGCAAAAACGCGTCTTGCTGGCTTTTGTTGAAGCGGTGCACCTCGTCCACAAACATGATGGTGCGCTGCGGGTGCAAGCCTGTGCGGGCAGCTTCGGCTTTTTCAACCGCTTCGCGGATGTCCTTCACGCCACCCAAGACCGCGCTGATACTCAAAAATTGCGCGTCAAACGCGTCGGCCATCAAACGGGCGATGGTGGTTTTGCCCACACCCGGCGGCCCCCACAAAATGCAGCTGTGCGGCTGGCCCGACTCAAAGGCCAGGCGCAGTGCCATGCCCTCGCCCAACAAATGCTGCTGGCCAATCACCTCACCCAAGTGGCGCGGGCGCAAGCGCTCGGCCAAGGGGGCATGGGGTGACGGACTGGCGGCTTTCATCGGCACCCGGGGAGCATCAAGGCCGAATCACGTCCGCGCCCGCTGGGGCCTTGAACACAAAGGTGTTAGCGGGCAAAACCGGGTTGAGTTCAAAACCCGAAAAAGTCAGCACAGAGCGCTGGCCCAAGCTGTCTTGGACATCGAGCACGGCCAGTTCTGGACCTGAAGCGCTGGCACGCAAGCCCACCATCACCGCGCGAATTTGCCCGTCGGGGGACTGGGGCGTGGCCCGCACCCACTGCAGGCCGCCCTGGTCGGGCTCGGGGCTGAACTTGAAATCGCTTTTGAGGGCCTGCAAATCCGACGCGGCAGTCAGCAAGGCGGCCGGAGTCGAACCCAGCACCTGCGACTGCGCACGGGCCGTGACCTGGTTCAGGTCCACATCGTGCATCCACAAGGTCTGGCCATCGGCGACCAAGGTTTGCACAAAGGGCTTGCGGTAATCAAAACGGAACTTGCCGGGCCGCTGAAACTCAAAACGGCCACTCGACGTTTTGACACGCGGGGTCTGGCCCGGGCGGCTTGGCGAGGTGACCGCCTGGGTGAAGTCGGCCCGGCCGCTGCGGGCCTGCTTCATGAACTGGGCCAGCACATCGACGCTGTCGGCCTGCGCGGGCATGGCCCAAGCCCACACCGCCCCGGCCAAGAGCCAAGCTCCACCCCAACCCAGCAGCGCTCGGCGCTGCACAACACTGTTTGTCATTCGTTTCACTCTGCCCGTGCGGGCACCAGGATTTCACGCTGGCCGCTGCCACTCATGGCACTGACCAGGCCTGCTTTTTCCATGTCTTCCACCAAACGGGCGGCGCGGTTGTAGCCGATCTTGAGGTGGCGCTGTACCAGCGAAATGCTGGCCTTGCGGTTTTTCAAGACCACTTCCACGGCCTGGTCGTACATCGGGTCTTTCTCGCCGTTGTCACCTTCGCCGAGCATGCCGCCATCGTCGTCCGTGGTGCCGCCTTCGAGCACACCTTCGATGTAGTCGGGCTCGCCCTGGCTCTTGAGGTAGCTCACCACGCGGTGCACTTCTTCGTCGCTGACAAAAGCGCCGTGCACCCGGATCGGGAAGCCCGTGCCCGAGGGCATGTACAACATGTCGCCCATGCCCAGCAGGGCTTCGGCCCCCATCTGGTCCAAGATGGTGCGGCTGTCGATTTTGCTCGACACCTGAAAGGCAATGCGGGTCGGGATGTTGGCCTTAATCAGGCCAGTGATCACGTCCACGCTGGGGCGTTGGGTTGCCAAAATCAGGTGGATACCGGCGGCACGGGCCTTCTGGGCCAAACGCGCAATCAGCTCCTCGATCTTCTTGCCCACCACCATCATCAGATCGGCCAACTCGTCGATCACCACCACGATATGCGGCAGGCGCTTGAGCGGCTCGGGATCGTCGGGCGTCAGACTGAACGGGTTGTAGATGAACTCCTCGCGGGCTGTGGCTTCGTCGATTTTCTGGTTGTAACCGGCCAAGTTGCGCACACCCATCTTGCTCATGAGTTTGTAGCGTTTCTCCATCTCGGCCACACACCAGTTGAGGCCATGCGCGGCTTGCCGCATGTCGGTCACCACCGGGGCCAGCAAGTGCGGAATGCCTTCATAAACCGACATCTCCAGCATCTTGGGGTCGATCATCAACAAACGCACATCACGGGCCTCGGCCTTGTACAGCAGCGACAGGATCATGGCGTTGATACCCACCGATTTGCCCGAGCCGGTGGTACCGGCCACCAACACATGCGGCATCTTGGCCAAGTCGGCCACCACCGGGTTGCCAATGATGTCCTTGCCCAAACCCATGGTCAGCATGGACTTGGCCTCGTGGTAGACCTGAGAGCCCAGAATTTCGCTGAGCTTGATGGATTGGCGCTTGGCGTTGGGCAACTCCAGCGCCATGTAGTTTTTGCCGGGAATCGTCTCGATCACCCGGATGGACACCAGGCTGAGCGAACGCGCCAGGTCTCTGGCCAAGTTCACCACCTGAGAGCCCTTGACGCCCGTGTCCGGCTCGATCTCGTAGCGGGTGATCACAGGGCCTGGGGCTGCGGCCACCACACGCACCTTGACACCAAAATCAGACAGCTTTTTCTCGATCAAGCGGCTGGTCATCTCCAGCGTCTCAGGCGACACGGTTTCTTGTCGGATGGACAGGCTGTCGAGCAAATCCACCTGCGGCAGCTTGCTGTCGGGCAGCTCGTTGAACAGGGGTTTCTGGCGCTCCTTGACCACGCGATCGCTGCGCGGCACCTCCATCACGGGCGGCTCAATGACACG is drawn from Limnohabitans sp. 63ED37-2 and contains these coding sequences:
- a CDS encoding replication-associated recombination protein A; amino-acid sequence: MKAASPSPHAPLAERLRPRHLGEVIGQQHLLGEGMALRLAFESGQPHSCILWGPPGVGKTTIARLMADAFDAQFLSISAVLGGVKDIREAVEKAEAARTGLHPQRTIMFVDEVHRFNKSQQDAFLPHVESGLFTFIGATTENPSFEVNSALLSRAAVYVLQPLTEDDLQSIVQRAQAIDAIPAIEPEALTRLLAYADGDARRLLNTLETLAMAAKQESIDPVTDTWLMRVLGERMRRYDKGGEQFYDTISALHKSVRGSDPDAALYWFVRMLDGGADPRYMARRLIRMASEDIGLADPRALRMALDAAEVYERLGSPEGELTLAQCVIYLAVAPKSNAAYKAFNQAKAWVKKDGTRPVPMHLRNAPTQLMKQLDYGKGYRYAHDEEDGFAAGEHYLPDGMPEPGFYQPVRRGLEIKIADKLEELRKKNAAKG
- the lolA gene encoding outer membrane lipoprotein chaperone LolA, which produces MTNSVVQRRALLGWGGAWLLAGAVWAWAMPAQADSVDVLAQFMKQARSGRADFTQAVTSPSRPGQTPRVKTSSGRFEFQRPGKFRFDYRKPFVQTLVADGQTLWMHDVDLNQVTARAQSQVLGSTPAALLTAASDLQALKSDFKFSPEPDQGGLQWVRATPQSPDGQIRAVMVGLRASASGPELAVLDVQDSLGQRSVLTFSGFELNPVLPANTFVFKAPAGADVIRP
- a CDS encoding DNA translocase FtsK translates to MTYSLNTLTRDGAAPAPAAPPTLWSRFAQEILLLLGAGLLLFVTVALWSYHPQDSAWSTSGSGELVRNGAGRWGALISDLAYFLMGFSAWWCVAAGLRVWLVSFARWLRGAGPQDTVDEPFWQRSLWVFWLGLAVLLMASCGLEWTRLYRLESALPGHSGGVLGYLVGTAAVRGLGFNGSALLCIVLALVGVAMVFRFSWGQLAEKIGGRLDALIQSRHEKREIEEDLALGQQALRERQQALTPQAIEPEWDLAQPVHDSPDGQLDLPPVPVTKPVSRVIEPPVMEVPRSDRVVKERQKPLFNELPDSKLPQVDLLDSLSIRQETVSPETLEMTSRLIEKKLSDFGVKVRVVAAAPGPVITRYEIEPDTGVKGSQVVNLARDLARSLSLVSIRVIETIPGKNYMALELPNAKRQSIKLSEILGSQVYHEAKSMLTMGLGKDIIGNPVVADLAKMPHVLVAGTTGSGKSVGINAMILSLLYKAEARDVRLLMIDPKMLEMSVYEGIPHLLAPVVTDMRQAAHGLNWCVAEMEKRYKLMSKMGVRNLAGYNQKIDEATAREEFIYNPFSLTPDDPEPLKRLPHIVVVIDELADLMMVVGKKIEELIARLAQKARAAGIHLILATQRPSVDVITGLIKANIPTRIAFQVSSKIDSRTILDQMGAEALLGMGDMLYMPSGTGFPIRVHGAFVSDEEVHRVVSYLKSQGEPDYIEGVLEGGTTDDDGGMLGEGDNGEKDPMYDQAVEVVLKNRKASISLVQRHLKIGYNRAARLVEDMEKAGLVSAMSGSGQREILVPARAE
- a CDS encoding Bug family tripartite tricarboxylate transporter substrate binding protein; protein product: MSITRRQFAARSLALSAPAWAPAWAQGKPIRIIVPYAPGGPIDVTARALAERVKDSLGTVIIENRPGAGGNLGADLVAKAAPDGLTIGIAATATHAINPWLFAKMPYDASRDFAPITQMLRVPNVLVMNAETAQRLKINTLADLVAYAKANPAKLNFGSGGNGSAGHLAGEMFKRAAGIFAVHIPYNGGNPAQLALLSGQVDFNFDNLATAAANIKAGRLKALAVTTGQRSSALPDIPSMSETLKDFEIDTWWGLVAPAATPRDVVERLNKAFVAALQTPETKTRFGQLLAEPVGNTPEQFGAFMKKELTRYESVVKASGARVD
- a CDS encoding ABC transporter ATP-binding protein; the protein is MKEQTMNPTANKDTVLNVSGISKRFGGLQALSDVGITIQRGQVYGLIGPNGAGKTTFFNVITGLYTPDSGTFELAGKPYQPTAVHEVAKAGIARTFQNIRLFAEMTALENVMVGRHVRTHSGLLGAIFRTPSFKAEEAAIAQRAQELLDYVGIGKYADYKARTLSYGDQRRLEIARALATDPQLIALDEPAAGMNATEKVQLRELIDQIRKDNRTILLIEHDVKLVMGLCDRVTVLDYGKQIAEGTPADVQKNEKVIEAYLGTGGH
- a CDS encoding branched-chain amino acid ABC transporter permease, whose protein sequence is MDVFLQQVINGLVMGSMYALVALGYTMVYGIINLINFAHGEVLMVGALTSWSAIGMMQGAMPDAPGWVILILATLIACVVAVVLNFSIEKIAYRPLRNSPKLAPLITAIGMSILLQTLAMIIWKPNYKAYPTLLSSTPINMGGVVITPTQIMILGVTAVSLAILMWLVNYTRLGRAMRATSENPRVAALMGVKPDMVISATFVIGAILAAIAGVMYASNYGTAQHAMGFLPGLKAFTAAVFGGIGNLAGAVIGGILLGLIEAIGSGYIGYLTGGVLGSHYTDIFAFIVLIIVLTLRPSGLLGERVADRA
- a CDS encoding RNA-binding S4 domain-containing protein, giving the protein MTSLRIDKWLWAARFYKTRSLASDEIGKNRVQVNGQDAKPSKEVKPGDTVCLRQGAVERTVVVQGLSGVRGPAPVAQLLYTETPESIAARQKAAEQNRLAREPALSIEQGRPTKRDRRQIERNWNDRWSAGID
- a CDS encoding ABC transporter ATP-binding protein, with amino-acid sequence MANVLLKVKDLQVGYGGIQAVKGVSLEVREGELVSLIGSNGAGKTTTMKAITGTLPLQTGDIEYLGKSIQGQGPWDLVKQGLAMVPEGRGVFTRMTITENLQMGAYIRSDASGIADDIEKMFTIFPRLRERKDQLAGTMSGGEQQMLAMGRALMSRPKVLLLDEPSMGLSPIMVDKIFEVVRDVYAQGVTVLLVEQNASRALAIADRGYVMDSGLITMTGVGKEMLEDPKVRAAYLGE
- a CDS encoding CDP-6-deoxy-delta-3,4-glucoseen reductase; its protein translation is MSFQISVQPSGRSFTADDNETLLAAGIRQGIGLPYGCKDGACGSCKCKKISGTVVHGPHQDKALSADEEAQGLVLTCCATAQSDVVLESKQVTAEGGLPVKKMPVRVVSLEKKSHDVIVLKLQLPANDVMKFHAGQYIEFLLRDGSRRSYSMANAPHTLEVAPPTVELHIRHMPGGKFTDPVFTTMKEKDILRAEGPYGSFYLREDSNKPMVLLASGTGFAPIKALIEHMQHRGITRPATLYWGGRRPADLYMADWVEARLAEMPNLRYVPVISNAEAEDNWTGRTGFVHQAVLQDFPDLSGHQVYACGAPIVVDSAKRDYAALGHLPEEEFYADSFTSEADKAKA
- a CDS encoding branched-chain amino acid ABC transporter permease, whose amino-acid sequence is MKNNKTLQYVLIGLGLLILPLILQTFGNAWVRIADMALLYILLAIGLNIVVGYAGLLDLGYVAFFAVGAYMYGLLSSPHLTQTFAWIAAAYPTGMHMPIWLILPVAAALAGIFGMLLGAPTLKLRGDYLAIVTLGFGEIIRVFMNNLDHPVNITNGPKGLSQIDPISIFGVNMGQKLMIGDVEIASVSLYYYLFLSLVLVTILISHRLEVSRIGRAWMAIREDEIAAKAMGLNTRNLKLLAFGMGATFGGVSGAMFAGFQGFISPESFSLMESVMIVAMVVLGGLGYLPGVILGAILLSALPEVLRYVAGPLQEMTGGRLDAAILRQLLVALAMIVIMLMRPRGLWPSPEHGKSLTTK
- a CDS encoding SDR family oxidoreductase, encoding MPSNQTPLGARPARFRRQRVLIVGCGDVGLRTAGQLGAPQGQRVRLMALTSSPERVRLLRACGITPLSGNLDDAASLKRLAGIAHRVIHLAPPPTDRQGGSDRDPRSLALVRALRLRTAPQALVYGSTTGVYGDCAGQRVDETRTVNPHTSRAQRRVDAENWMRFLGRSGVRVSVLRIPGIYAPDREGGTPRERLLKGTPVLVAKEDVYTNHIHANDLARACAAALWRGKPQRVVNVTDDTDLKMGDYFDLAAGLYGLAKPPRISRHDANTALPLMLLSFMSESRRLDNTRMKKELKVRLHYPHVRDGLSPQGALFLGTR